The sequence CCTTGATACGCATGCCTTCCGGGATTTTCAGGATATTCCCGAACCAGATCATACATCAATAAAGGAAAAGTTAGGGCGATTAAAAGAAGGTTTTCTCGATTAATACCTCTATGTTTTTCCCACCAGGTATAAATCCAAAAACCGCTTCTTTCACTTTCACCCGGTTTATCAAAAATTCATATACTGTTGGTCCCAATGTTGAGTAAATGAAGGATAGAAACAATCCTCTCAAGATTTTTCCACAGAATGCATTCACTTTTATCCAGGGATCTCATACTCTCTTTCGTAAAGAACTGTCAAATCTCCCATCCCGATATAAGACCGGGCACATAACATATATCAATAATCATCAATACGTTCCGCTTCTGAAGATCCGGGAGGAGGATCGTTACCGATATACTCACCTCCAGATCAATAATCTTCCCGAATTACTGATGACCATAGAGAACAATACATCGGCTGTTCTCATCATCGAACATCATCTTTCATGGTTCAAACCCGATTGTCCGGATGAACAAAAAAGTCTCAATTCCGTCTTCAGGAAACGGGCTTTGCATGGTGGCCCAGTTGTGCATATTACCGTGATTATGGACCGGGGGCTACTTGAACTGGATGGTCAGGCAGATTTTTTTTTCAGATAGTGAAGAATCCTCTCAAGGGAAAAGCCCTGACACTCAAAGAACAGGTGTATCTTGATCAGATCCCGGATTCTCCTCCAGGTGTATACGGGAAAGCGAAAATGTATGGGCAGACGAATTGGAAGGAGTGGTGAATAGAAGTATTGAATCCAGGAGGATTGTGAAGATAATTGAGACTGTAGGCGGCTTTGTTTGGGGTAGTTGACTGAGTCGGATGGTGAGGTAACGATTACAGAGGTGAGATATGAAAATTCAAATTCATACTTAACATTGTAACCTGGTAAAAATTCGGACTGATGGTTATTCGGTTTTTTGCTAAGGATTGATGTAACCTCTATTCCCGCGAACTCATGACGATATCATTATAATTCATCATTCAATCAGGATAAACAGAACTTTCCTATCAACCCTGAATTGTAATATTCTCGATTTACCTCCAACAGGCCCATTGAAATCAAAAAAATCCATATAATAATTGATGGCCAGAAACCATTTAATTCCTATGATAGCACAGATGTTGGATTAAATGTTGCAGAATATTACAATATCACCAATGAATCCGGGTAATTTCAATGAAGCGAAAAGAATGATGGAGATATCTTTTGCCGCTTCTATGCACGATTTTCCGGATAATTATGGAGCAAATCATGATCCCGAAGACCTTCCATCAATAGATGGAATACTTGAAAAAACAGAAGAAACTCCATTAGTTTTTTATCAAGATAAGAAGATGGTTGGAGGGGCTGTATTAACGATTAAGGATGATAATCACAACATTTTAAGCCTTTTATTTGTCGATTCTGATTATCTTGACAGAGGTATCGGTTATAGAGCATGGTTGGAAATTGAAAAAAGATATCCACAAACAAAGACATGGACAACAATAACACCACCTGTTTTGATGAGAAATGTGTATTTTTATGTAAACAAATGTGGTTTTCAGATGATTAGAGTAGAGGATCCCAAAAGTGATGAACCAATGTTTGTGTTTCAAAAAGTTATGACAAAATAAAAATTATTTGATCCACTTAATTTCGTGATGGGATTTCCCGGTGTATCTTATTGTTTATCCGATCTTTTCCAGCTTCACATCTTTCTCATGTGGATCGGTAGAGCGGTAATTTATCTGTTTCTCGTGTTATTTGCTCGATGTACCATGTTCATCGATACCCTGAATAATACAACAGATAATCCGATTATCCAAAACTTTTATTAAACACTCGGCGGCAACGAGTGTTTGGTATCAAAATTGGAGTTTCTGTTCTCACTTCCCTGGTATCCATGCAAAAAAAATTTACAGGACAGGGACATGGATCTCGGTTAGTATCTCTTCGGGTTTTACCATCCTGGGATCATTGGGGTATATCTCCCTGATTGGGCCAGCAA comes from Methanospirillum hungatei and encodes:
- a CDS encoding GNAT family N-acetyltransferase codes for the protein MLQNITISPMNPGNFNEAKRMMEISFAASMHDFPDNYGANHDPEDLPSIDGILEKTEETPLVFYQDKKMVGGAVLTIKDDNHNILSLLFVDSDYLDRGIGYRAWLEIEKRYPQTKTWTTITPPVLMRNVYFYVNKCGFQMIRVEDPKSDEPMFVFQKVMTK